The Lacipirellula parvula genome window below encodes:
- a CDS encoding contact-dependent growth inhibition system immunity protein has translation MAEFKDHQLLRDFFSAYYHEDWDADHHDAAGVIREYINEGRNPSHLSALADAIADLVRRAGNDVDLEDCLLRSLGCYYMPSSDGLSASEWLTHILQILRQR, from the coding sequence ATGGCAGAATTCAAAGACCATCAGCTGCTCCGCGACTTCTTCTCCGCATACTATCACGAAGACTGGGATGCTGACCATCACGACGCAGCAGGCGTCATTAGGGAGTATATAAATGAGGGGCGCAACCCGTCCCATTTGTCAGCTTTGGCAGACGCCATCGCGGACCTTGTGCGACGTGCAGGGAACGACGTTGACCTGGAAGATTGCCTGCTTCGATCGCTTGGGTGCTATTACATGCCAAGCAGCGACGGGCTGTCAGCATCCGAGTGGCTTACGCACATCTTGCAAATTCTTAGGCAGCGCTGA
- a CDS encoding DUF6745 domain-containing protein has product MAVATMTAGEAYAAISSGAAIAGARVEGVLDFSVQSGRPWPSHFPEDLEVDVLNVAGQPIESLPRGLKTYELDLRDTPIVRLPDGLEVRSRLDLTGCDRLESLPAELTVGTLILRGCVALQAISEHLSVWFLDLSECWAFERWPQNATIRGGRLQLRGCTALRELPPYITRLSALNVRECPNLRSLPPDLVVTGWIDLAHSGLTDEEMLPVGVASAQLRWAGVNVDRRIAFHPEEIRIDELLEERNAERRRVLLDRYGYGRFLQDAAAELLDADVDPGGPRQLLRVKLPDDEDLVAMSCFCPSTSRQYIIRVPPQTPTCRHAAAWIAGFDDPNDYRPLIET; this is encoded by the coding sequence ATGGCCGTTGCGACAATGACTGCCGGCGAGGCCTACGCGGCGATTAGCAGCGGCGCTGCAATAGCCGGTGCGCGAGTCGAAGGCGTGTTGGACTTTTCTGTTCAATCGGGTAGACCCTGGCCGAGCCACTTTCCCGAAGACCTGGAAGTCGACGTCCTGAACGTGGCTGGCCAGCCGATCGAGAGTTTGCCGCGCGGTCTTAAGACGTACGAACTGGATCTTCGCGACACGCCGATCGTACGTTTGCCCGACGGACTCGAAGTGAGGTCGCGGTTAGATCTCACGGGCTGCGACCGCTTGGAGAGCCTGCCTGCGGAGCTTACCGTCGGCACGCTAATCCTGCGGGGCTGCGTAGCGCTCCAAGCGATTTCCGAGCATCTGAGCGTCTGGTTTCTCGATCTGTCGGAATGCTGGGCCTTTGAACGCTGGCCGCAAAACGCAACGATTCGAGGAGGGCGGCTGCAGCTCCGCGGCTGCACGGCATTGCGCGAGTTGCCGCCGTACATCACTCGTTTGTCGGCCCTAAACGTGCGTGAGTGTCCGAACCTCCGCTCGCTGCCGCCGGATCTCGTCGTGACCGGTTGGATCGACTTGGCTCATAGCGGGCTGACGGACGAGGAGATGCTGCCGGTTGGCGTCGCGTCCGCTCAATTGCGTTGGGCAGGCGTGAACGTCGATCGTCGCATCGCGTTTCATCCTGAAGAGATTCGAATTGACGAGTTGCTAGAAGAGCGGAACGCTGAACGTCGCCGCGTGCTGCTCGATCGCTACGGGTATGGCCGCTTCTTGCAGGACGCCGCGGCGGAACTATTGGACGCCGACGTCGATCCAGGTGGTCCGCGCCAACTACTCCGCGTGAAGCTTCCTGATGATGAAGATTTGGTGGCGATGTCTTGCTTCTGCCCGTCGACCTCTCGGCAATACATCATCCGCGTCCCGCCACAGACGCCGACATGCCGCCACGCCGCGGCATGGATTGCCGGCTTCGACGACCCTAATGACTATCGCCCTTTGATTGAGACATGA